The following coding sequences lie in one Zingiber officinale cultivar Zhangliang chromosome 2B, Zo_v1.1, whole genome shotgun sequence genomic window:
- the LOC122047223 gene encoding uncharacterized protein LOC122047223 isoform X5 yields the protein MDDSWLSKCVDSSPQMSPLLATELGSQAVRSPHLTQAPAPASAAQVHKNTKHHFHSFIRQEAVLNDHARVQETAAVSNLNLGYRLGKTELGNSFLALLSDEFSHLPHSRMDIAKIHINNDKVLTGTGCVVPSINIPPLPENHGNGSLGNWNEHSSFVVSRTATNPASTKVPFLHNNVRLVGDSHHARDYVEVVPCQSSQSNNTGTAITPWDELCNSGRSANADKNSNKDVHASRIISFDAKSPISHNNSSYLRGRPLVFCRSTVGELFMGDAGLLGVLCFCHNSHMSVPKFCEHSGSPSVNPGEAVYLENGMNISHWCKQYLGIMAPDEIIGGEWSGGSATVDVSVGSKASYAPILLNNNVAISNIKSFGGSWRPAKPLSNSIPSSPYIKVRYTMQDKSINKEHDNVRLSYNFHGTKNCQKMIPSSVPASMPNAMKKQLLNTQKHPPISVGLEKVHSTLFKGKEIVVQQLNTSDGTYTGKHTSCMPLACSWTNGTVRHDDDIDDPNSSAEAPLADIDGASNIELRLGQPSEKYSAFAGSLGSSVLQIGPAYDTVKPQPYQQLKERTAKTWTANQIRKNLHFSSSEASPYNKGSTQHAARSFNARNHFDSEGLTRDANMNPLISLFLSHLEGNNTSLSLDNLFNGSEHLSSKTPHNVCNSVGDSTHGTRSVCNTSTVNFPNKLDEGKNILTVESDTTKSDSMVQKQNEVTITREISAPFNSKCCQNSILGNGKDFSFYLDNQSNMVQKQSVGNTKQQEKTAFLSNKECDDPIPCGSSGTDLLKSDHLMSSTTLCSLETSKNIFATTKHSMDAKSKNSAFRRVVEFSTQESSNAAKANSQHHQLCCLSSSKPESCKDEFAVQTDLREGSYCKTHLNDSKVVRHSCPSCRSAVGMDIFSGHSCHTGSTRTCNCSCSTKRALLKSEKCCKRFSSCCNCDVDEQPCLRLGRLSNNCFPGDHKHEMFNHREHTSCSYGHCCTSVFPYCFHGFYTSGSNSTSKALSEQEVCGQANITHTTGDNNSNYLLPECKRIRLTHCDCSKNNSGLRNDQQTVFWRDVPKKNFAHAGASHDKFAEALKSTKSVGDQVPNYATEFNKAHLNSHVTKAPQMSNMSSGSSAPVLTQVSMEVNNSTPCIRTSTMMHDLVVDEGSGNEKCGSSDVVIRDGNEGFNTVDKVNVAKSRFDCLASDSSINPIDELHSKIPYKSKKVKCLNEGLAKKENGKYRCKLEMTPKTAVSKSEDHNPSFDPFGGPEILNNVRHLENDSSRSQEIEVSKPGCVMQRTNASHGSAAIIKRKRSVLSFNKFKERIGYQDGVPKDDDKQLQNDDISLRRLKRVGEKMKQGLVACSKHESRSGTAKPPKFMSLNCIANISSKISLPKKSKPVVCGNSGIISSGGTDGDQKPAKIISLASILKRARKCNLTETSDTAVSHHSETSEDAKNSAIFRRLEESCECLRKNGEDLNSPSTAKAFHSGNNTGIRCHLHSMQSISNLRCKDICTCSPGKLAAKFRHHAKSTCSSTTEINECSKLTMAKDQLNCSPSAICGLEDQDNKLHQQKILEPASPTAIGSFPFPKNNQDHAGKLSQVSRSSRSLLNPDAFCCVCGSSNQGDTNQLLECHDCLIKVHQACYGVSKIPKGNWCCRPCKCNSQDIVCVLCGYGDGAMTRAVKCQNIIKSLLKAWKVGKGSYSVKTIPSEHAEIDALNPDSADEASKFNNCGSVSETCTAESKSRMSGKYPAFNSIIAGSLDPSVTQWVHMVCALWTPGTRCPNVDTMNTFDVSGALPAKKNVVCSLCKRSGGSCIECRVSSCSVPFHPWCAHQKGLLQSEIEGDDDEKVGFYGRCLHHAMPNNYRLDNHVVDPQQSLIKEECSCARTEVVRGRKRERTHQPNLQGPGKDGVCIVSQEQINAWLHINGQKCRASGLTKPSGSDVENDYRKEYILYKQLKRWKHLVVYKSGIHALGLYTSQFIPRGAMVVEYIGEIVGLRVADKREIEYQSGRRIQYKSACYFFRIDKEHIIDATRKGGIARFVNHACLPNCVAKVITVRNEKKVVFFAERDINPGEEITYDYHFNSEDEGEKIPCFCDSKNCRRYLN from the exons ATGGATGATTCCTGGCTCTCCAAATGCGTGGACTCGTCGCCGCAGATGTCACCATTACTTGCTACGGAGCTGGGTTCTCAGGCTGTGAGGTCGCCGCACTTAACGCAGGCGCCTGCGCCGGCGTCCGCGGCTCAG GTTCACAAGAACACAAAGCACCATTTCCATTCTTTCATTAGACAGGAGGCGGTTTTGAATGATCATGCAAGAGTTCAGGAGACTGCAGCTGTTAGTAATTTAAACTTAGGCTACAGATTGGGGAAGACAGAGCTGGGTAATTCATTTCTTGCTCTGTTATCTGATGAATTCTCCCATTTGCCTCATTCAAGAATGGACATAGCTAAGATTCATATCAACAATGACAAGGTTCTAACTGGCACTGGCTGTGTGGTACCATCAATAAATATTCCACCTCTACCAGAAAACCATGGAAATGGCTCTCTGGGAAATTGGAATGAGCATTCTTCTTTTGTTGTCTCTAGGACAGCAACAAATCCTGCTTCCACTAAAGTCCCTTTTCTCCACAACAATGTTCGATTAGTGGGCGATTCTCATCATGCGAGGGACTATGTGGAAGTAGTTCCTTGTCAATCCTCTCAGTCCAACAATACAGGAACTGCCATCACTCCATGGGATGAACTATGTAATTCAGGCAGGTCAGCAAATGCAGACAAAAACTCAAATAAGGATGTTCATGCCTCAAGGATTATTTCATTTGATGCCAAGTCTCCTATTTCACATAATAATTCTTCTTATCTTAGAGGGCGTCCCCTTGTCTTCTGTAGAAGTACCG TAGGAGAATTATTTATGGGTGATGCAGGACTTCTTGGAGTTTTATGCTTTTGTCATAACTCCCATATGTCAGTTCCCAAATTTTGTGAG CATTCAGGATCGCCTTCGGTGAATCCTGGTGAGGCTGTCTATTTGGAGAATGGAATGAACATATCACATTGGTGCAAGCAATATTTAGGG ATAATGGCACCAGATGAAATTATTGGAGGGGAGTGGTCAGGTGGTTCTGCAACAGTAGATGTTTCAGTTGGTTCCAAGGCCAGTTATGCTCCAATATTGTTGAACAACAATGTGGCAATTAGTAATATCAAGTCATTTGGTGGATCTTGGAGACCAGCAAAACCTTTGAGTAACTCTATTCCTAGCTCTCCATATATAAAGGTGAGATATACCATGCAGGACAAATCAATAAACAAGGAGCATGACAATGTGCGCCTAAGCTATAATTTTCATGGTACTAAAAATTGTCAAAAGATGATTCCCAGTTCAGTGCCAGCTAGCATGCCTAATGCAATGAAGAAACAACTCTTGAATACTCAGAAGCATCCTCCTATTAGTGTTGGTCTTGAAAAAGTTCACTCAACTTTATTTAAGGGTAAAGAAATTGTTGTTCAGCAATTGAATACTTCTGATGGCACTTATACTGGAAAACATACTTCTTGTATGCCCTTAGCATGTTCCTGGACCAATGGAACAGTGAGGCATGATGATGACATTGACGATCCCAACTCCTCTGCTGAAGCACCTCTGGCTGATATTGATGGTGCGTCAAACATTGAATTGAGGCTTGGCCAGCCATCTGAGAAATACAGTGCCTTTGCAGGTTCACTTGGATCGTCTGTACTACAAATTGGACCAGCATATGACACAGTGAAACCACAACCATATCAGCAACTAAAGGAACGAA CTGCTAAAACTTGGACTGCAAATCAAATCAGGAAAAATCTCCATTTCTCATCTTCGGAGGCATCTCCTTACAATAAAGGATCCACACAACATGCGGCTAGATCTTTTAATGCTCGTAACCATTTTGACTCTGAAGGTCTCACTCGTGATGCAAACATGAATCCCCTGATTTCATTGTTTCTATCGCATCTTGAAGGGAATAACACATCTTTATCATTGGATAACTTATTCAATGGTAGTGAGCACTTATCATCTAAGACGCCTCACAATGTTTGCAATTCTGTAGGAGACTCTACACATGGTACTAGAAGTGTATGTAACACCAGTACGGTGAATTTTCCCAATAAATTGGATGAAGGAAAGAATATTCTCACTGTTGAGAGTGACACGACAAAGTCTGACTCCATGGTACAAAAACAAAATGAGGTCACAATTACTAGAGAGATTTCTGCACCTTTTAATAGCAAATGCTGCCAAAACAGCATCCTTGGAAATGGTAAGGATTTTTCTTTCTATTTGGACAATCAATCTAACATGGTGCAGAAACAAAGTGTTGGAAACACCAAGCAGCAAGAGAAAACTGCTTTTCTCTCAAACAAGGAGTGTGATGATCCAATTCCTTGTGGATCATCCGGTACAGATTTGTTGAAATCAGACCATCTAATGTCTTCTACAACCCTTTGTTCTTTGGAAAcaagcaaaaatatttttgctaCAACCAAGCATTCTATGGATGCCAAATCAAAAAATTCTGCTTTTCGGCGTGTAGTTGAATTTTCAACTCAAGAAAGTTCAAACGCTGCTAAAGCAAACTCGCAACATCATCAATTGTGTTGTCTATCATCATCCAAACCTGAAAGTTGTAAGGATGAATTTGCAGTTCAGACAGACTTAAGGGAAGGATCTTACTGCAAAACTCATCTCAATGACTCTAAAGTTGTTAGACACTCATGCCCAAGCTGCCGATCTGCTGTCGGCATGGATATATTTTCTGGTCATTCTTGTCATACAG GTTCAACTAGAACCTGCAATTGCTCGTGTTCAACGAAAAGAGCACTGCTTAAATCTGAAAAATGCTGCAAAAGATTTTCAAGTTGCTGCAATTGTGATGTGGATGAACAACCTTGTCTGAG ACTGGGGAGGCTGTCAAATAATTGTTTTCCTGGTGATCATAAACATGAAATGTTCAATCACAGAGAACATACTTCTTGCTCATATGGACATTGCTGCACTtctgtatttccatattgctttCATGGTTTCTATACTTCGGGGAGTAATAGTACCTCTAAAGCCTTAAGTGAGCAGGAGGTTTGCGGACAAGCCAACATAACACATACCACCGGAGATAATAACAGCAACTATTTGTTACCAGAGTGCAAGAGAATTCGTCTAACTCATTGTGATTGTTCTAAGAATAATAGCGGCCTTAGAAATGATCAACAAACTGTCTTTTGGAGGGATGTTCCAAAAAAGAATTTTGCCCATGCTGGTGCTTCTCATGACAAGTTTGCAGAGGCATTGAAAAGCACAAAGAGCGTTGGCGATCAGGTTCCCAATTATGCCACTGAGTTCAACAAAGCTCATCTAAATTCCCATGTAACAAAAGCACCACAGATGTCTAATATGTCATCCGGATCCTCTGCTCCTGTCTTAACTCAAGTTTCAATGGAAGTCAATAATTCAACTCCCTGTATTAGAACTTCAACAATGATGCATGATTTAGTGGTTGATGAAGGATCAGGGAATGAGAAATGTGGATCATCTGATGTAGTCATCAGAGATGGCAACGAAGGCTTTAATACAGTCGACAAGGTGAATGTAGCTAAATCTAGGTTTGATTGCTTGGCAAGCGATTCGTCCATTAATCCTATTGATGAACTGCATTCGAAGATTCCATATAAATCCAAGAAAGTCAAGTGTCTCAATGAAGGGTTGGCAAAAAAAGAAAATGGGAAGTATCGATGCAAGCTTGAAATGACACCTAAAACTGCTGTAAGCAAATCTGAGGACCATAATCCATCATTTGATCCTTTTGGTGGCCCTGAAATACTGAACAATGTTAGGCATTTAGAAAATGATAGTTCTCGATCCCAAGAAATTGAAGTTTCCAAACCTGGTTGTGTGATGCAAAGAACAAATGCTTCTCATGGGTCTGCTGCAATTATCAAGAGAAAGCGTTCAGTTTTATCCTTCAACAAATTCAAGGAAAGAATTGGTTACCAAGATGGAGTGCCAAAGGATGACGACAAGCAGTTACAAAATGATGATATCTCACTTAGAAGACTCAAGCGTGTTGGAGAAAAGATGAAACAAGGGCTTGTTGCATGTTCAAAACATGAAAGTCGTAGTGGTACTGCAAAGCCACCTAAATTCATGTCGCTAAATTGTATTGCAAATATTTCAAGCAAGATTAGTTTACCTAAGAAGAGCAAGCCTGTTGTATGTGGAAATTCAGGTATCATTTCTAGTGGAGGAACTGATGGTGATCAAAAGCCTGCAAAAATAATTTCCTTGGCTTCAATACTAAAAAGGGCTAGAAAGTGCAACCTTACTGAAACCTCTGATACAGCTGTAAGCCATCATAGTGAAACCTCTGAGGATGCTAAAAATTCTGCAATCTTTCGTAGATTGGAAGAAAGTTGTGAATGCTTAAGAAAGAATGGTGAAGACTTGAACTCACCATCAACAGCAAAGGCATTCCATTCTGGAAATAACACAGGCATAAGATGTCATTTGCATTCTATGCAATCAATATCTAACTTACGGTGCAAGGATATTTGTACGTGCAGTCCTGGCAAACTTGCTGCAAAATTTAGGCATCATGCAAAGAGCACCTGCTCATCAACTACTGAGATTAATGAATGCTCAAAATTGACCATGGCAAAGGATCAGCTCAATTGTTCCCCTTCGGCTATTTGTG GATTGGAAGATCAAGATAATAAATTACATCAGCAGAAGATTTTAGAACCAGCATCGCCAACAGCTATTGGTTCTTTTCCCTTTCCTAAGAACAATCAAGATCATGCTGGCAAGCTGTCTCAAGTAAGCAGAAG TAGCCGCAGTCTTTTAAATCCAGATGCATTTTGTTGTGTCTGTGGAAGCTCGAATCAAGGTGACACCAATCAATTGTTAGAGTGTCATGACTGCTTGATTAAG GTGCACCAAGCCTGCTATGGAGTTTCAAAAATTCCCAAAGGTAATTGGTGCTGTCGTCCATGCAAGTGCAACTCCCAAGACATC GTTTGTGTTTTGTGTGGATATGGTGATGGAGCCATGACAAGGGCAGTAAAATGTCAGAATATTATCAAGAGTTTATTGAAGGCATGGAAAGTTGGTAAAGGATCCTATTCTGTGAAGACCATTCCTTCTGAACATGCAGAGATCGATGCTCTCAATCCTGATTCTGCAGATGAAGCCTCTAAATTCAACAACTGTGGTTCAGTTAGCGAGACTTGTACAGCTGAAAGCAAAAGTAGAATGTCAGGAAAATATCCGGCTTTTAACAGCATAATCGCCGGATCACTGGATCCATCTGTCACACAATGGGTGCATATGGTTTGCGCACTTTGGACACCTGGTACAAGATGTCCAAATGTTGACACAATGAATACTTTTGATGTGTCTGGTGCTTTACCTGCTAAGAAAAATGTA GTCTGTTCTTTGTGTAAACGTTCAGGAGGTTCATGCATAGAGTGCAGAGTTTCAAGTTGCTCTGTCCCATTTCATCCTTGGTGTGCACATCAGAAG GGTTTGCTACAAAGTGAAATTGAAGGTGATGATGATGAAAAAGTTGGCTTTTACGGGAGATGCCTGCATCATGCAATGCCCAATAATTATCGTCTTGATAATCATGTTGTGGATCCCCAACAAAGCCTGATAAAGGAAGAATGCTCGTGTGCTCGCACCGAG GTTGTTAGAGGTCGGAAAAGAGAGAGAACACACCAGCCTAATCTCCAAGGACCCGGTAAAGATGGCGTATGCATTGTTTCCCAGGAGCAGATAAATGCATGGCTTCATATTAATGGTCAGAAGTGCCGTGCTAGTGGTTTAACAAAGCCATCAGGTTCAGATGTCGAGAATGACTACCGG AAGGAATACATTCTATACAAGCAGTTAAAGAGATGGAAGCATTTGGTTGTTTACAAATCAGGAATCCATGCGCTTGGTCTGTACACATCGCAGTTTATTCCTCGCGGAGCCATG GTAGTTGAATATATCGGTGAGATTGTCGGACTACGAGTAGCCGACAAACGAGAGATTGAGTACCAATCAGGTAGAAGAATCCAATACAAGAGTGCTTGCTATTTCTTTAGGATTGATAAGGAACACATCATTGATGCCACACGCAAAGGCGGGATTGCCCGATTTGTCAACCATGCTTGCCTG CCAAACTGTGTCGCTAAAGTAATCACAGTCAGGAATGAGAAAAAG GTGGTTTTCTTCGCAGAGAGGGACATAAACCCTGGCGAGGAGATTACTTATGACTATCACTTCAACAGTGAAGATGAAGGCGAGAAAATTCCATGTTTCTGCGATTCAAAAAATTGCAGACGGTACCTGAACTGA